A region of the Amycolatopsis sp. cg13 genome:
AGCTGGTCACCGACCACCTCGCCGGCGAGGTCGAGAACCGCGTCATCGCGCGCTTCGACGTCGACCGGCTCATCGACTACCGGTCGCGCCGCCCGACGATGATCTACGCGGTCGACCACTGGGAGGAATACGAGGCCCCCGAACTGGTCGTGCGCCTGCTGCACGACGACGACGGGATCCCGTTCCTGCTGCTGTCCGGCCCGGAGCCGGACCGCGAATGGGAGCTGTTCGCCGCCGCCGTGCGGCAGCTGGTGGAGCGCTGGGGCGTGCGGCTGACCGTGGGCTACCACGGGATTCCGATGGGAGCCCCGCACACGCGCCCGCTCGGCGTCACCGCGCACGCGACCCGCGAGCACCTGGTCGGCGAGCACCAGCCGCTGCCCAACCGCATGCAGGTCCCGGGCAGCATCGCCGCGCTGCTGGAGTACCGCTTCGGCGAATGGGGCCACGACGCGATGGGCTTCGCCGCGCACGTGCCGCATTACCTGGCGCAGTCGACCTACCCGGCCGCCGCGCTGACGATCCTCGAGTCCGTCGGCAAGGCCACCGGCCTGCGCCTGCCCGACGGCGAACTGCGCACCGCGGCCGAGGTGGCCAAGGCGGAAATCGACCGCCAGGTCGCGGAATCCGACGAATCCGCCGACGTGGTGCGCGCGCTGGAGCGTCAGTACGACACGTTCACCGAAGCGTCCGGGCACAGCCTGCTCGCCGAATCGCAGGAACACATGCCGACGGCGGACGAACTGGGCTCGCAGTTCGAACGGTTCCTCGCGGAACAGGGCGGGGACGGCTCCGAACGCTGAGCCGAAAGGTAAGCGACGCCTGCGGATCGGACCGTCTGCCAGGCCCACCAGAGCCGGGCTGTCATGATCGCCACGCCGGACATGGTGCGGCCCGCACGTTGCCGGAAGGCGGCGGGGACGGGTGTGGCAGGTGACATCTGGTGAAGCTAGCCGGTGCGCGGTCGGCCCGGGCACCCGGACGTGCCCCTAACGCTTCCGCCGCCGTCCGTGAGGGGAACCCTGACGGAATCAGAGTCACTCAGGGTTCCCCTCACGGACAACCACAGCGGGACCCGGCCACCCCGCCAAATGCCGCAGCGCCTCGCTG
Encoded here:
- a CDS encoding proteasome assembly chaperone family protein, with the protein product MGLDPEELYEVDSDVPDLDGAVLLHFFEGFMDAGSAGQLVTDHLAGEVENRVIARFDVDRLIDYRSRRPTMIYAVDHWEEYEAPELVVRLLHDDDGIPFLLLSGPEPDREWELFAAAVRQLVERWGVRLTVGYHGIPMGAPHTRPLGVTAHATREHLVGEHQPLPNRMQVPGSIAALLEYRFGEWGHDAMGFAAHVPHYLAQSTYPAAALTILESVGKATGLRLPDGELRTAAEVAKAEIDRQVAESDESADVVRALERQYDTFTEASGHSLLAESQEHMPTADELGSQFERFLAEQGGDGSER